In Clupea harengus chromosome 12, Ch_v2.0.2, whole genome shotgun sequence, the sequence TTTTGCATCTGATTTCTTCACAGAACATCATACACCTCTGGTTTTAAATCCATTTAAATACTATAAGTCAGCCAGCCAGCTTCTGGTGCAGATACGTTATGTAGGTATTTTCTTTTGGAAGAAAAtagacaaagtgagtggacagagctaaGTTGccttatatgtgtatttgtaattataggttatggtgatggGCAACAATGTtgtcacagccatcagcatttgcaggtAAATATCCTACTTTAGGAGACAGAAGAAAGACCCAGAATATCAGAAGATTtgtcacacaaaaataaatcagtaaatTATGCATTGGCAATTATTTAAACATCAAATTCattatactatggcatgccacaaACCATCCAGGGTAAGAGGTGGGGgatttgggtgtgtctgtgggggggggggggggggggggggggtcatcccCTCGGGAGTGTCTATCAGCCTATCTATATGTTAAGTTAATCCACCCCCCTCTAGAGAACACAGTTCTTATTCTGCTTCAAGAATTTAAGAATTTCCACTCAAAATGTCCTATTCTAATGGTCAGAATTCACATTAAAAAGTCAGAGGGAGACCCAACTAATTTGATGTAAAGAAAGTTATAATCATGTGTTGGGCCACCTGGATAtcagtggaaaaaaagaaaacccctGTGGTGGCCAGGTTGATATTGTCAGGTTATAAGGATTTGGACTGTTGTTAGGTGTAAATCACTCATCAGAACATCGTTGCAAATAACCCTCTCCCCCTATTTAATGAAACCACACAAGACATGTCTTACTAACATCATTATCCCCGAAAAGGTCATTTACATTCCGCTCTGGGTGAGATGTTTGCACAGTCTCTGTTTATCGCTGTTAATTGATTCCACTCGCCCGCTTTCGGGGCCAGTTCACAGAGTATACCGTGGCATTTGACAcatctgtcagtcagtctgggCCCAGAggtccccccctgccccccaccccgaTGGAAGCCATGTTTGAAGACCTGCACAGCTGGCTCCTGTCACCCTGGAGGGGGGTTGACGGGCAGCAAGGATGAATGACTCGCTCGCCCGCCGCAGCATCTTCATTCTCAGTCAGGTCGGGCTCCCAATCAGCCCGCAGCCGCAGGTGCCTTCGCTGTGATTATGAAGTTAATGCGCCGGATGAGAGTGGTCCCCTCCGGTCACAGCTACGTTGATTACGCACATTGTTTGCATGCGCTGGATACTAACTGTAGCAAGTACTCCCTTGATACATCACGGCAGCTTTATTTCAATTTATCCTCACAATCAAGTCACAATAAGCCTGTGAATATGAATTCAGTGAGCTGGGGACTCAAACTACACTCTATATTTCTATCATAAATACCCTAAGTAGACATAGGAACTAAGGAAATGCACGATCAtactcattttacatttacatatacacacttactcacatatacacaaaatctgaatcgtttttttttactgtcctCTAGTCATCACATTGTCATATAGGAAGTCGTCGTGAACATCAAGAACCCTCCCCAGGTCTGCGTGACCTTGGTCGGGTTTAAGGTCAGTTTTGACATCCTCCGGATCGTCATAAACTACACAAGCCCCAGCCCACTGTGGGTCAGCCAGGCAGCCCTCTGGGTCATCGTAGATGTGGTCTGCGTCAGCTCGCTCTTCAGCATCTAATTGATCGCTGTGATCACATGGCATCTCTGAGAACTGCTCCGTCTCTGACTCATGCTCCTTGTTGCTTCGTCTTCCCTCGGGCTGCTGCAGTGCTTCAAAGGCACTGTGCTGTGGAAAGTTCACGCATGTCTCGGACGGAACCTGCATGGACATGGGGGGAACCTGCATGGACGTGGGATCTTCTAGAGCATGACTTCCACCACCACAGGTGCATTCCTCCTGTGGCACCTGATCTATAAGCTTCTGCCGGGAGACCTTGGCATAGATCACCTCCCGGTCCTCATGTTTGAGTGGAGGGCAGCTGGATACGGTCCTCACCAGGTCTTTGTTTGGGATTTTAATTGCATTGAGTGATAGGCTCCTGAAAGAGGGAGTCAGTCTTTTCAACTGACGATCAGCCTTCGGAGGCGTCCCCTGTGTTGGGGGCAGCATGCTCTCGGGGACCTGATAGCCGCGCACATTGACCTGGGTCACATCTGGTTCAGGAGCGCGCTGCACTTTCAGGCTTCTGGAAGGTTGTAAACAGGGCCTTGGCATCTCTTGAGAAGTGGAGATGGCTGTGTTGATAATGCTGAAGAGGCTATCAGCACGGCTGGTGGCAAACTCAAAGACCCCCTCTCCAGACTCACATCTGCGTCCAGCCTCAAAGGAAAATGTGGACTGAAAatagaaaagggagagagagagagagagagagagagagagagagagagagagagagaaagggagggagggagagagagagagaaagacagagagagagagagagggagggagggagagagtgcagggTGGGAAGAGTCGAGATGAATTCAAGGTGGAAAATATGAATTGAAAATGAATATGATTACACTACATATATTACATGTGCTAAAAAAGAATACATACTAAATATGTACAGATATTAGCTTATATTTCGTAAACATAGTGATTTCAAACCACTTCTGTACATattttttacacaaacacaattgaaTTTCCAtcaatgttttttatttcattccgTGGATTTCTTTACCTTGTCTTGGCCGAATTTCCTGATAAAGCAGTAAGGCCAGATGAAGAGGATCTCTTTGCATATGGGGTCCTTGAGGAGAAGTCGGTCGGGTTCGGGTGTCAGGATGTAAGCCCCATGTAGCTGCCACCTGTTAGAGGCCCCTGTCCTCACCACCGACACTGGGAAGTCACCTGCTGCACGTTCAAAAAAGAGCCTTTCATTTTTCATGGACAGCACATTGTGTATCCCTGACAACACCTAATGTTACAAAGGGTAATGCCGGGATCAGACTACACGATTGTTTTGTCTTTCACGATGGTCACCATGTCAGATTAGGCAATCATAGTGCCATAAATTCTTGCCGCATCTGGAAGACAAAACTGGCAAAACTATACGTTTGAACCAATCATCGTGAACCAATCATCGTAAACCAATCATCATTCACGTCCTTGCATTTCATCGATCAAGACATTGGCTGTCTTGTGTTCagaaaagaaggggaaaaaaacgatTGTGGACCTGTTCCTGGGTGTCACAAAGAGGACAGTAAGAGGGCCCTCTATCCTTCAAAGAGAACTTTAAAGAACATTCCATAAATATAGCTGGCTACCTCAATCATTACCTGTACACAGATGGTCTTCAAATGAGTTGAGGAGGAATTGTATACTCTGGTAAATGAAGATACAAAGATATGTTTTAATATCAGGTGGTTTCACAATCACTATAGCGGTAACTGAAATCAATAAAACGGTAAAtacacctcacagacacaactttagcatccctctttctcttcgccatgtttacatgttgtAGGAGTTGTCAAAACAGTCTGACATGCTAGACTTTTTGTTGGGCGTCCCAGACACCACATCACTGTTCTTCGAATATGCCACACTACAAGGCCATTCTTTCCCAAGATCCCCAACGCTGGAAATTTGTCGACAATGACAACACCGTGTCAAAATTGGCCTGAATTGGCCTGCATAAGTCTTTAATGGCCATTTCTAAATACATGCGTGACAGCAAAGCTGGAGAATGTCAGAATGATTGAACTCAATGTATGCCCTGTCAAGCTACCAGGTGGAACTTTTCTTGTGCCGAGGCAGAGGCAGTTGTTGTGTAGGCGTAACTTTTCTGGACTTGTCATTGAAGGAGGGATTCTCGGGCAGGAAGCAGTGGGAAACTTAACCCCCAGCCCAGTCCCCGGAGATAACTTTGTAATTCAAAATTGAATGTCCACGGGAGTGAGCCttggcggagagagagagacagagagagagagcgccccTGTCTGAGCACAGGCTTTGTTCTTCCAGACGATGTTCACAGCCGTCATTCTCCGCCAACCACAAAggatctcttcctctctctctgtgtcttctgaGATGAAAAGAGGCTCTCTTGTGATGGCAGGATGCCCAAatctcccccaccaccccactctGCCACCCTGTCCGTGACCATGAGcgactgatttattttgttgtgttCTCCCACTTTCAATTCGACCCCTGGAGATTGCCGCTCAGCGGCGGGCCTGGAGATGTGGCTGCACGTAGGCGCGTGGAAGGCACTTGCAGCCCTCGGCGAGAAGGAGGCTGAAAAGATAACCATGCTGTGCGTACCAGTGGCATCTCTCAGGTTAACCTGGACATCACTGTCAAACTCGTGGTGCTTTCTAAGACACAGTAAGCCACAAGACCCTAGTTTCGAAGTGAGAAACAACATAAAGCTACAAAAGGCTTTGGCTTCAGTAGGCTCCACTCTCTTTAAAAAGGTATATAAAGGCAACATACTCATATTTTACACCATGTCATGGCTCTTTGAATTTACATTTTGTTCACATTTACTTTCCCAGTTCTGCCAAATGAATGACCTCGACATGGTCCTGCTTATGCTGCAGAAGTCATTttggtttttgttgttttattgttgttatgATATTGGTTACATAGGCAATCACCTATAGGGGATCAACAGGCCCCACTCCCTTGAACAGACACAGCAACACCAAGGATGCACTCGTCACAGATGTGCATAAAAATGTGTGTCGGAACACTAAGTGAGCTCGAACTGCCACTGGGGCCATGcactggagcagcagcagcatctgcatGAGTGCTCGTCGGTGTACTGCAACGTTTCAGATGCGACTCCGCTTGTGAGGTATACGTCTCAGGAAAAAGCTAGAGGAATAACCACAATCACAGCTGTATGTTATAGATGCTATCCTCGTGTATCCGCTGCAgatcaaaaaaaagaaactgaaaacaaaaaaacacctcaCCACATCCTTCCAACAGAGCACAAGGGTGTGCACACAGCCTCTTTTTGGAGCAAAAATAGAATTGGCGACAATGTGGTGTGTTGCCCTTGTTTTTCTGTTGCCATTTTAAAGGCCAGCTCTGCATAACTGTTGATTCGCATTTGAATAGGCTGTGTGGTATTTTTTAAACATGTAACAATTGTCAACACCTAAAGCCGACATcttgaaatgtgaaaaaaaaatatgtctcaAAAGGCACTGCACAAAATGAGTCTATATGGTCTGTGACTAGTACAAAGACCGGCCAAGCCTAAAGTTTAACATCCCTCACATTAATATAATTGCCCTCAAAGTGCTTTCAATCATAACTACTTGTTAAGTTAAATCAATTTGgtagaatagaaatagaaacaaCATATTGCTGCAAGGCTTTCATGAAACTCCCTTCCCCAATTCTATTtccattttgttgttttttatttatttgatttctttctttctttttttattttactgacaCCCAGGGCCCCTTCTTTGATGTTGAAGTCCAAAGCAGTTTGACGTGCCCACAACCTTACAACTCAAAACACGCTTCCAAGTCCAATCAAACTTGTCAGGAGGTGGTTTCAATCCAATTATCTGCAAACTGCTGTGAGGCTGACCTCTAGCATATATCCTCAGATGTGTCCTTCCACTGAACCAAAGCACCACTGACTTTGATAATCTGCAATGTGTTTTTCTTCAAACAGTCCCTGAGACAGCAATCAGAATTTCCCCATGTATGAAACACCATGTACAGGAGGCATTTATTTAGGGACATTCGATGTGTGCAGAATTATATTCTTGAGAAGATTATTTTGGTATTGGTTAATATTGACACAAATGACTGCACCTAAATGTAACTGTTTAAATCGTAGAACTTTTTAGACATGCTCTTCAGTATTTCTTTATGTTATGCATTCCTCGTGAGCAATCTACATGGCTGTCTCACAATCTAACTGTGAAAAGGAAATATTTGCTACAATGTGACCACTTCTCTGAacacttctttaaaaaaatctccACACCCTTCTCTGAGTTTGGGTTTTATTCTCAAAAGAAAGTATTTCtatgagaagaaagagggagtgtgtgattATGGGACTAAAGTAGAAAGTGGAATGCTTTTGAAATGTGCACAAAAGAGAGAATCTAAGAAACTCTCATAATCAATGAAGAACGATAACTGACCATGACTATGATGAGAGAGTGATCGCACAAGGGGGAGTTTAAAGGGGACTAACGGCCCCTTTTGCCTCATCTCATTTCAGTCTGCGCTTCACCAGAATAAACCTCTGCTTTGCCCAACACCAAAGACAGTCCCAATCTCCTCCGTCCTTTAATGGAATCAAGGTTGGCCAGATGGGGCCCAAATGGGCAATTTGACTCAGGCCTGAGGTGTAGACTTGAATGGGTGGCCGCTTGTccttgaaatgaaacaaactaaaatagctcccctctctctttcatctgtctCACTTCCTCTGTCTGCCTCAGTATTACTTTCACTGTCACTAATATTAGCTGAATGAAGAAGGGGGCAATTATGCATTGCTATTTTTTGTTGAATTCATACATTTTGTGGTGCATCTTCAGCAACAGCAATGAAGATGGATATTAATGAGACTTCTCCACAAGTTACCACAGGAGTGCCCAAATCAGGCGAAACCAACTGAGAATATGTGCATCATCAAGAAGATACAGTCTTCAGTAATGACCCCTGGTATGACTGGTTGAATACAACCTTGACAATTTTATACAGTGCACTCTGGTTCAGTCCCCATCTGTTCAGCATTGACTTAACATTCCTGGTTAGTTCTGAGGGGGGTCTACAATGTTCCTATTATTCATCTCACTCCAATTAAGGTCAGTTCACAAAACTGTTGTAAGCGCAATGGCAAGAAAAACCTACCAGTATCTGTTCTTTCATAGAGCGTGTTCTCCACCATCTGTGCATGTAGTGAATTCCTGGAAGACTGCTGCCTGACAGTTTGATCCAATCCACCACTTTTAGCCGTGTTCATCTAAGTAGACATGAAAGTATCAGCATgcacaaaaatgtaaaatatactCATTCCCTTGTGTGACGccataaaatgaaaaaataaaatataaaattataaaattataataataataatagtaatagaaATAATAAAATAGATTAAATGGGAACAGAATTCAGGCCCTTAAGAAGTATATCTCTGACTCAACCCCATAGCATTTTCGTTGTATGTACTACTAAATGCAACCAGTGCTAAATGAACTgtcacaaaaaacaaataaacccaCTGCCCTTTTTCATGAACCCATGTGACACACaattaaactgaactgaaacgTACAGGGAAGGCCAGCTCACACAACCCAGCGACCCAGTGCCTGAACTCTGTAAATAGAGCTGCAAACAGGAAGCGCTTCTCTGCGGTCTCCACGATAAAGGAGACACAGTCTCTCGGGCAGtccatcagctccatctccTCCACGCTGATGCAGTCCCTCAGCAGGAGGACCCGCTTGCTGTCCTGTCTGCGGAGCAGGTGGGGGTCAGCCCCGCTGCAGGCCCCTGTGAGCTGCCCGGAAGAGGAAGCCTGCTTGTATTCGTACAGCTCCAGACGGGACGCGGAGCACCTGCTCTCGCCGtacagcacacaccacatcttcttccatctcttagtgggagaggagaagaagacacAGTGAAAATCTGAAGAAGAATCTAGAAAACATCATAATCGGGTTTCTCCTTGGTGTGAACTAGTTCCCACAAATTACATTTTTCTATCACAACTTCCCATTTTTAGTGCCTTGATTCTGTCTGAGATCATTTTGACTGTTTTAGACATGGTCCATGGTGTTATTAAATATATTTCTCAAAACATGGATTTCATGAGGTAGTGCAGTCAGTtccaatgtgtttttgttacaTTAGCTAGCATGAAGGGAACATTTACTTAAATGTTATTATACGgttcctcagaatgttgcaattGATTTCAgtggtctgatatttctttaaaaTGACCGCTGCAAAACATTAACATCTTTTATATTGTGTAAGTTGAAGTCAACAAGTAATGGGTTGTTACGCAACACCtaaaactttaaagttctatttgcatgaAGAACTATATCCGCTCCGCTGTGCATCGGGGTCCTGTTCATCCTGTTGGGGTTTATTTTTCCTACACCGACCGGCAGACTTACATAAAACATCAATGTACTACTTGTTTGACGTAAAATTACCTTGCTAATTCCTCTGGTTAATTTGGATTATTTTTCAAACCTACCATACAGTATCATACCTATTATGTTTCACAAAATCATTGGTTGTGGATTTTCCAAAATATTCTTCAGTTTGAAGAAGCAATATTTCTGAATGAGCGCAAAAGAGGGATTTTGGAGCTTTTTTGCAACTGTTGCAGAGCCCTCTGCTCCTGCATGACACATATTTCCTTGGCATGACTTTGTGACATGTCAGTGAAACATCTTCTGGAATTGGTTGCCCATGAATCACT encodes:
- the LOC116222939 gene encoding docking protein 2-like, whose product is MEGNIRRKGMLYIQQQRFGKRWKKMWCVLYGESRCSASRLELYEYKQASSSGQLTGACSGADPHLLRRQDSKRVLLLRDCISVEEMELMDCPRDCVSFIVETAEKRFLFAALFTEFRHWVAGLCELAFPMNTAKSGGLDQTVRQQSSRNSLHAQMVENTLYERTDTAGDFPVSVVRTGASNRWQLHGAYILTPEPDRLLLKDPICKEILFIWPYCFIRKFGQDKSTFSFEAGRRCESGEGVFEFATSRADSLFSIINTAISTSQEMPRPCLQPSRSLKVQRAPEPDVTQVNVRGYQVPESMLPPTQGTPPKADRQLKRLTPSFRSLSLNAIKIPNKDLVRTVSSCPPLKHEDREVIYAKVSRQKLIDQVPQEECTCGGGSHALEDPTSMQVPPMSMQVPSETCVNFPQHSAFEALQQPEGRRSNKEHESETEQFSEMPCDHSDQLDAEERADADHIYDDPEGCLADPQWAGACVVYDDPEDVKTDLKPDQGHADLGRVLDVHDDFLYDNVMTRGQ